In the genome of Raphanus sativus cultivar WK10039 chromosome 4, ASM80110v3, whole genome shotgun sequence, one region contains:
- the LOC108830306 gene encoding inositol-tetrakisphosphate 1-kinase 2-like isoform X1, whose amino-acid sequence MFGTLASGDIETARLRRDLRITCNLGFSCGGGFDDIGMRLEGENLVPPPRGGDDGEVVNETVPFHVERPLFQQTQKLVVGYALTSKKKKSFLQPKLEYMARRKGICFVPIDLNRPLSEQGPFDVVLHKLLGKEWQEVIEDYQQKHPEVTVLDPPSAIKRIYNRQSMLQGMSDLNLSDCGGSIYVPKQLVVLNDSASSADRVVEAGLKFPLVAKPLWIDGTAKSHQLFLAYDKRSLAELEPPLILQEFVNHGGVMFKVFVVGDIIKVVRRFSLPNVSNCDKAKADGVFKFPRVSSAAASADNADLEPSVAELPPKPFLEALVKELRTLLGLRLFNIDMIREHGSKNVFSVIDINYFPGKSLHLNLLSYGKMPDYEPVVVDFFHNLAQAKHNKKRHCK is encoded by the exons ATGTTTGGGACTCTCGCTTCCGGAGATATCGAAACCGCCAGATTGAGGCGCGATTTGAGGATAACGTGCAATCTAGGGTTCTCCTGCGGTGGTGGATTCGACGACATCGGTATGCGATTGGAAGGCGAGAACTTGGTGCCGCCGCCGCGCGGAGGCGACGACGGAGAAGTGGTGAACGAAACGGTGCCGTTTCATGTCGAGCGACCACTGTTTCAGCAGACGCAGAAACTCGTCGTGGGGTATGCTCTGActtccaagaagaagaagagtttcttGCAGCCCAAGCTTGAATACATGGCTAG GAGAAAAGGCATTTGCTTTGTCCCCATTGATTTGAACCGTCCACTTTCTGAACAAGGACCATTTGATGTCGTTTTGCACAAG TTACTGGGAAAAGAGTGGCAAGAGGTTATTGAG GATTACCAGCAGAAACACCCGGAAGTGACTGTGCTTGATCCTCCAAGTGCAATAAAGCGTATATATAATCGACAATCGATGCTTCAGGGCATGTCAGATTTGAATCTGTCAGATTGCGGTG GCAGCATTTATGTTCCAAAGCAATTGGTTGTCTTGAATGATTCAGCATCTAGTGCCGATAGAGTTGTTGAAGCTGGTCTTAAATTTCCACTAG TTGCAAAGCCACTCTGGATCGATGGAACTGCAAAGTCACATCAGTTGTTCTTAGCTTATGACAAGCGCTCGCTGGCAGAGCTTGAACCTCCTTTAATCCTGCAAGAGTTTGTTAATCATG GTGGAGTTATGTTCAAGGTTTTTGTGGTGGGTGATATCATAAAAGTGGTGAGACGGTTCTCTCTACCAAACGTGAGTAACTGCGACAAAGCCAAAGCTGACGGCGTCTTCAAATTCCCAAGGGTTTCATCTGCAGCTGCTTCAGCGGATAACGCAGACTTGGAACCTAGTGTTGCTGAGCTGCCTCCAAAACCTTTCCTCGAAGCCCTTGTGAAAGAGCTACGAACCTTATTG GGACTTCGGCTTTTCAACATAGACATGATCAGAGAACATGGGAGCAAGAACGTGTTTTCTGTTATTGACATCAATTATTTCCCCGGCAAGTCTTTGCATTTGAATCTCTTGA GTTACGGAAAGATGCCAGATTACGAGCCAGTAGTTGTAGACTTCTTCCACAATCTGGCGCAAGCGAAACATAATAAGAAGAGACACTGTAAATGA
- the LOC108830313 gene encoding pathogenesis-related protein 1-like, producing MNTFNQSRNLILATTIFLAFIVRLRAQDSPQDFLAAHNQARAAVGVDPLSWDETVAAYARDYANRRGGDCALEHSSGPYGENIARSGGDMSGVEAVNMWVNEQADYDYGSNTCASGKQCGHYTQIVWKNSVRMGCAKVRCDNGQTFITCNYDPRGNFVGEWPY from the coding sequence atgAATACCTTTAACCAATCTCGAAACCTAATCCTAGCCACAACCATTTTCCTAGCTTTCATTGTTCGCTTAAGAGCCCAAGACAGCCCACAAGACTTTTTGGCCGCTCACAACCAAGCACGAGCAGCGGTTGGGGTGGATCCTTTAAGCTGGGATGAGACGGTGGCTGCATATGCTCGCGACTACGCAAACCGGCGTGGAGGTGACTGCGCCTTGGAACACTCGAGTGGGCCCTATGGAGAGAACATTGCCCGGAGCGGTGGTGACATGTCAGGCGTTGAAGCAGTCAACATGTGGGTGAACGAGCAGGCTGACTACGATTATGGTTCCAACACATGTGCCTCGGGAAAACAGTGTGGTCACTATACTCAGATCGTGTGGAAAAACTCGGTCAGGATGGGATGTGCAAAAGTGAGATGCGACAACGGTCAAACCTTCATTACTTGCAATTATGATCCTCGAGGTAATTTTGTGGGCGAGTGGCCTTACTAA
- the LOC108830306 gene encoding inositol-tetrakisphosphate 1-kinase 2-like isoform X2, with protein sequence MFGTLASGDIETARLRRDLRITCNLGFSCGGGFDDIGMRLEGENLVPPPRGGDDGEVVNETVPFHVERPLFQQTQKLVVGYALTSKKKKSFLQPKLEYMARRKGICFVPIDLNRPLSEQGPFDVVLHKLLGKEWQEVIEDYQQKHPEVTVLDPPSAIKRIYNRQSMLQGMSDLNLSDCGGSIYVPKQLVVLNDSASSADRVVEAGLKFPLVAKPLWIDGTAKSHQLFLAYDKRSLAELEPPLILQEFVNHGGVMFKVFVVGDIIKVVRRFSLPNVSNCDKAKADGVFKFPRVSSAAASADNADLEPSVAELPPKPFLEALVKELRTLLGLRLFNIDMIREHGSKNVFSVIDINYFPGYGKMPDYEPVVVDFFHNLAQAKHNKKRHCK encoded by the exons ATGTTTGGGACTCTCGCTTCCGGAGATATCGAAACCGCCAGATTGAGGCGCGATTTGAGGATAACGTGCAATCTAGGGTTCTCCTGCGGTGGTGGATTCGACGACATCGGTATGCGATTGGAAGGCGAGAACTTGGTGCCGCCGCCGCGCGGAGGCGACGACGGAGAAGTGGTGAACGAAACGGTGCCGTTTCATGTCGAGCGACCACTGTTTCAGCAGACGCAGAAACTCGTCGTGGGGTATGCTCTGActtccaagaagaagaagagtttcttGCAGCCCAAGCTTGAATACATGGCTAG GAGAAAAGGCATTTGCTTTGTCCCCATTGATTTGAACCGTCCACTTTCTGAACAAGGACCATTTGATGTCGTTTTGCACAAG TTACTGGGAAAAGAGTGGCAAGAGGTTATTGAG GATTACCAGCAGAAACACCCGGAAGTGACTGTGCTTGATCCTCCAAGTGCAATAAAGCGTATATATAATCGACAATCGATGCTTCAGGGCATGTCAGATTTGAATCTGTCAGATTGCGGTG GCAGCATTTATGTTCCAAAGCAATTGGTTGTCTTGAATGATTCAGCATCTAGTGCCGATAGAGTTGTTGAAGCTGGTCTTAAATTTCCACTAG TTGCAAAGCCACTCTGGATCGATGGAACTGCAAAGTCACATCAGTTGTTCTTAGCTTATGACAAGCGCTCGCTGGCAGAGCTTGAACCTCCTTTAATCCTGCAAGAGTTTGTTAATCATG GTGGAGTTATGTTCAAGGTTTTTGTGGTGGGTGATATCATAAAAGTGGTGAGACGGTTCTCTCTACCAAACGTGAGTAACTGCGACAAAGCCAAAGCTGACGGCGTCTTCAAATTCCCAAGGGTTTCATCTGCAGCTGCTTCAGCGGATAACGCAGACTTGGAACCTAGTGTTGCTGAGCTGCCTCCAAAACCTTTCCTCGAAGCCCTTGTGAAAGAGCTACGAACCTTATTG GGACTTCGGCTTTTCAACATAGACATGATCAGAGAACATGGGAGCAAGAACGTGTTTTCTGTTATTGACATCAATTATTTCCCCG GTTACGGAAAGATGCCAGATTACGAGCCAGTAGTTGTAGACTTCTTCCACAATCTGGCGCAAGCGAAACATAATAAGAAGAGACACTGTAAATGA
- the LOC108853520 gene encoding protein SOB FIVE-LIKE 5-like isoform X2, with protein MLGSSEWSSGCESGWTLYLDHSVSSFPSSSCFKDINGFENGRRSKDSWSQNYVHPEEDEEEDLSMMSDASSGPRNICEEDSVKKLNSVGPKKQNKSEKKRRNYEKTNSVLDDTASSHILQQSAGDNKIEQTFPESTLDYSQGFSATHIQDKAAFQEQYGYLQMETRY; from the exons atgtTGGGTTCATCAGAATGGAGTAGTGGATGCGAGTCAGGATGGACTTTGTACTTAGACcattctgtttcttcttttccAAGTTCTTCTTGTTTCAAAGACATCAATGGGTTTGAAAAcggaagaagaagcaaagattCATGGAGTCAAAACTATGTGCATccagaagaagatgaagaagaagatttgtCGATGATGTCAGATGCATCTTCTGGCCCAAGGAATATTTGTGAGGAAGATTCTGTGAAAAAGTTAAACAGTGTTGGTCCCAAGAAACAGAACAAgagtgaaaagaaaagaagaaattaTGAGAAAACGAACTCGGTTCTTGATGATACTGCTAGTTCTCAT ATCTTGCAGCAAAGTGCGGGTGATAATAAGATAGAGCAAACCTTTCCAGAGAGTACATTGGATTATTCGCAAGGCTTCTCGGCAACTCACATTCAG GACAAAGCAGCATTTCAAGAACAATATGGTTATTTGCAAATGGAGACAAGATACTAG
- the LOC108830301 gene encoding uncharacterized protein LOC108830301, producing MKKTSSSRSQRGSRGIKGKHVLQICVLLGVCIWLIYQVKYSHDKKKEFYETDVKKLSEKEDGLVKLGRKDLLPGYHNQDENEKHVEEDEDEEEKESKSKAENGTREEEEEKEEDEVAEEDEEDKSKLGEEVVEEDEDENKHEEDEIDEQDQSKTAGEKDDESLEEEKEKETNHADEIDMTVDEAREEHYKADDASSAVSHESRILNTEKLKETSDNSTGTAQENNNSNATVISEVEIQKEPILEKTATEVKDGDSESSTSEAKSVVTEPRGETAVNGNSTEAVLEASGFLQNETRIMQERSQEDGAQPSGASDVQTVVKLEQPRDESAANITVSANITNVNPIQDDSRNSTSESSVIENISGSNTTEVKENTRSDGDEETVEYKESSNHFSTTEQTEEADDTTPESTMLQEEREALTDTQTLPDIKSEGNEEDEEEAISAE from the coding sequence ATGAAGAAAACATCATCAAGCAGGAGCCAAAGAGGGAGCAGAGGTATCAAAGGGAAGCATGTCCTGCAGATATGCGTTCTGCTTGGAGTTTGCATCTGGCTAATCTATCAAGTGAAGTATTCTCATGATAAGAAGAAGGAGTTCTATGAGACTGATGTCAAGAAGTTGTCTGAGAAGGAAGATGGGTTGGTGAAGCTTGGGAGAAAAGATCTTCTCCCCGGTTATCATAACCAGGACGAGAATGAGAAGCATGTGGAAGAAGATGAGgatgaagaggagaaagagagcAAGAGTAAAGCAGAGAATGGTACTCgtgaagaggaggaagagaaggaagaagatgaagtagctgaggaggatgaagaagataaGAGCAAGCTGGGAGAGGAAGTAGTTGAAGAGGATGAGGACGAAAACAAACATGAGGAAGATGAGATtgatgaacaagatcaaagcaaaaCCGCTGGAGAGAAGGATGATGAATCGCttgaagaagagaaggagaaagagacTAATCATGCAGATGAGATTGATATGACCGTTGACGAGGCGCGCGAGGAGCATTACAAGGCTGATGATGCTTCCAGTGCGGTGTCTCATGAGTCTCGGATTCTGAACACTGAGAAGCTGAAAGAAACTTCTGATAATTCAACAGGAACAGCTCAGGAGAACAACAACTCCAACGCCACTGTAATAAGCGAGGTTGAGATTCAGAAGGAACCTATCTTGGAGAAAACAGCCACAGAAGTGAAAGATGGTGACAGTGAATCCTCCACTTCCGAAGCAAAAAGCGTGGTAACTGAACCGAGAGGTGAAACAGCAGTTAATGGCAATTCAACAGAAGCAGTTCTTGAAGCTTCAGGGTTTCTGCAGAATGAAACAAGAATCATGCAAGAACGGAGTCAAGAAGATGGTGCACAGCCTTCGGGAGCCTCTGATGTACAGACTGTCGTCAAACTTGAGCAGCCACGTGATGAATCTGCTGCCAACATCACTGTTTCTGCAAACATTACCAACGTAAATCCCATTCAAGATGACTCCAGGAACTCGACTTCAGAGTCTTCTGTAATTGAAAACATCTCAGGCTCGAACACAACGGAGGTGAAGGAGAATACAAGGTCTGATGGTGATGAAGAAACAGTTGAATATAAGGAAAGTTCAAACCATTTCTCCACAACAGAGCAAACGGAAGAAGCAGATGATACTACTCCTGAAAGCACAATGTTgcaagaagagagagaagctctCACTGATACACAAACTCTGCCGGATATAAAATCAGAAGggaatgaagaagatgaagaagaagccatcTCAGCAGAGTAA
- the LOC108830309 gene encoding protein SHORT HYPOCOTYL IN WHITE LIGHT 1: MPLSASISSPSSLVLLSTRSRSPLSFFISTPGTLIISRTPDPPPSTSLFASRRPRDFINGRRDGFVDGDRSWNRKIRPEYGIDEEYGEDEDEQEEEEEEEDRSLDLLLRFVENVFRKVSKRARKAVRSVLPVSISTKLVGFSVNGVLILAFLWILKAFLEVACTLGTIVFTSILLIRGLWAGVAYVQESRNNRINELADDPRAWNGVQPAS; this comes from the exons ATGCCACTGTCCGCATCAATATCATCGCCGTCTTCTCTCGTTCTTCTCTCAACCCGATCACGATCGCCTCTCTCCTTCTTCATCTCCACTCCCGGAACCCTAATCATCTCCAGAACCCCTGATCCTCCTCCTTCTACTTCTCTTTTTGCTTCCCGGCGACCCCGCGACTTCATCAAC GGGAGGAGGGATGGTTTCGTAGACGGTGATCGGAGCTGGAACCGGAAGATCAGACCGGAGTATGGGATCGATGAGGAATATGGAGAGGACGAAGACgagcaggaggaggaggaagaggaagaagacagaAGCTTGGATCTTTTGCTTAGGTTCGTCGAGAATGTCTTCAGAAAAGTCTCCAAGAGAGCTAGGAAAGCCGTCCGATCTGTTTTGCCTGTTTCCATCTCCACCAAGCTG GTGGGATTCTCAGTGAACGGTGTACTTATACTTGCATTTCTGTGGATCTTGAAGGCCTTTCTCGAG GTAGCTTGTACGCTTGGGACTATTGTATTTACGAGCATTCTACTTATACGAGGACTTTGGGCTGGTGTAGCATACGTACAAGAAAGTCGCAACAACCGGATCAATGAACTTGCTGACGACCCACGTGCATGGAACGGGGTGCAACCAGCGTCATGA
- the LOC108853520 gene encoding protein SOB FIVE-LIKE 5-like isoform X1, which produces MLGSSEWSSGCESGWTLYLDHSVSSFPSSSCFKDINGFENGRRSKDSWSQNYVHPEEDEEEDLSMMSDASSGPRNICEEDSVKKLNSVGPKKQNKSEKKRRNYEKTNSVLDDTASSHILQQSAGDNKIEQTFPESTLDYSQGFSATHIQEVVFSVKIEMKSSYFGQIRRNLYSSKKGRARGKKCHRKNPK; this is translated from the exons atgtTGGGTTCATCAGAATGGAGTAGTGGATGCGAGTCAGGATGGACTTTGTACTTAGACcattctgtttcttcttttccAAGTTCTTCTTGTTTCAAAGACATCAATGGGTTTGAAAAcggaagaagaagcaaagattCATGGAGTCAAAACTATGTGCATccagaagaagatgaagaagaagatttgtCGATGATGTCAGATGCATCTTCTGGCCCAAGGAATATTTGTGAGGAAGATTCTGTGAAAAAGTTAAACAGTGTTGGTCCCAAGAAACAGAACAAgagtgaaaagaaaagaagaaattaTGAGAAAACGAACTCGGTTCTTGATGATACTGCTAGTTCTCAT ATCTTGCAGCAAAGTGCGGGTGATAATAAGATAGAGCAAACCTTTCCAGAGAGTACATTGGATTATTCGCAAGGCTTCTCGGCAACTCACATTCAG GAGGTGGTTTTTAGTGTGAAGATCGAAATGAAGAGCAGCTATTTTGGACAAATTAGAAGAAACTTGTATTCAAGTAAGAAAGGAAGGGCTAGAGGAAAAAAATGCCATAGAAAAAACCCAAAATGA